A stretch of Alphaproteobacteria bacterium DNA encodes these proteins:
- a CDS encoding helix-turn-helix domain-containing protein — protein sequence MKEWNEHRLLSRKEAAEFLGVKEITLAIWQSTQRHKIPIVKVGRLVKYKFPDLLEFIERCTINQSTLEGKKVSDTSSDII from the coding sequence ATGAAAGAATGGAATGAACATCGACTTTTAAGCCGTAAAGAAGCTGCTGAATTTTTGGGGGTGAAGGAGATCACGCTTGCCATCTGGCAATCGACTCAACGCCACAAGATACCCATCGTGAAGGTCGGAAGGCTTGTTAAATATAAATTCCCAGATCTTCTCGAATTCATTGAGCGATGCACGATCAACCAATCAACTCTTGAGGGGAAGAAGGTGAGTGATACGTCTTCTGACATCATATGA
- a CDS encoding DUF3987 domain-containing protein, with product MARWNIHFRGAIIDNGEIHRFASGERGDKDCWYVFHGLAGAFGDWSMDIHEKWCVERGNLSYPDKENLKLQIETAKKKFAEEIQQRHHGSSLSALSKWNGSSEVAHSPYLRQKQVEAFGVRSYQDSLVIPLKDKAGKLWSLQWIAPGGTKRFLKGGRKKGCFHHIGVFEEGKLIYVTEGYATGASVYMATHQTTVIAFDAGNIDPVVEEIRRAHPKNPIIIAGNDDVWRDHNKGREKAEQAALKHGCSVVFAQFKSRESKLTDFNDLHVLEGLGEVKNQLERAQIIIENDPLPITSTLLPVLPFTLDMMPESLQPWIKDVAYRRQCSIDFVAIPTILMLSSLIGARCSIKPHEKDDWMVVPNLWGGILGDPGTLKTPVCGEVLFPLGYLESKATEDYNDKKIKYEAEKTAFIEGKGCLERKIKDIVDQKEGALNKQDDLAFVTDELAAHLKNSPTEPAYKRYKVSDTTVEKMQEILSQNSRGVLVFRDELMGFLESWEKKGHESDRCFYLEAWKGDKSYTIDRIGRGMVHAENICVSILGTTQPDKISTYLHKAIKKLDNDGLLQRFQLLVYPDKKSWSLVDEYPDHIAKNRVFEICKTIDAMVFGDYGAQAPEPLYEGQYTIPFFRLSTEAQAPFHEWLKRLQEKLDSNDHPIILQHLSKYRSLMPSLALIFHVVDNADGKRERDISLSSVQKAAAWCDYLESHARRIYGMVLDTTFEAVPTLSKAEELLAWMRKQTSRSDQPLKRRFILRYSKFRSSKDLDLLLSDLVQMGYIQEGSKGTFHIVHQALY from the coding sequence ATGGCTCGTTGGAACATTCATTTTCGGGGGGCTATCATAGACAATGGCGAGATCCATCGCTTTGCATCTGGAGAGCGAGGAGACAAGGATTGCTGGTACGTTTTTCATGGACTAGCAGGGGCTTTTGGGGATTGGAGCATGGACATTCATGAAAAGTGGTGCGTAGAAAGAGGCAATTTATCTTACCCCGATAAGGAGAATCTCAAGCTACAGATAGAAACAGCGAAAAAGAAATTTGCTGAAGAAATTCAGCAAAGACACCATGGAAGCAGTTTATCGGCCTTGAGTAAATGGAATGGGTCGTCTGAGGTTGCTCACTCTCCTTATTTGCGGCAAAAGCAAGTTGAAGCCTTTGGCGTGCGCTCGTATCAAGATTCTCTAGTTATTCCCTTAAAGGATAAGGCTGGCAAATTATGGAGCCTCCAATGGATTGCTCCCGGTGGGACAAAACGCTTTTTGAAAGGTGGACGTAAAAAGGGATGTTTCCATCATATTGGTGTTTTTGAAGAGGGCAAGCTGATTTACGTCACAGAAGGGTATGCAACAGGTGCGAGTGTCTATATGGCAACCCATCAAACAACAGTCATTGCTTTTGATGCAGGGAATATTGATCCAGTTGTTGAGGAGATCAGGAGAGCTCACCCCAAAAATCCAATCATCATTGCGGGTAATGATGATGTCTGGAGAGATCACAATAAAGGTCGAGAAAAAGCGGAGCAGGCTGCCCTTAAACATGGGTGTTCCGTTGTCTTTGCTCAATTCAAAAGTAGGGAAAGCAAACTTACGGACTTTAATGATCTTCATGTGCTGGAGGGATTAGGGGAAGTTAAAAATCAATTGGAACGTGCTCAGATTATTATTGAAAATGACCCTCTGCCAATTACTAGCACCCTCTTGCCTGTCCTGCCCTTTACCTTGGACATGATGCCTGAGTCCCTTCAGCCCTGGATAAAAGATGTTGCTTATCGTCGGCAATGCTCCATTGATTTTGTGGCTATTCCGACCATTTTGATGTTATCGAGCTTGATTGGTGCGAGGTGTAGCATTAAACCCCACGAGAAGGATGACTGGATGGTTGTCCCAAACCTTTGGGGTGGAATTTTAGGCGATCCGGGAACTTTAAAAACGCCCGTCTGTGGGGAAGTGCTGTTTCCCCTTGGGTATTTAGAGTCAAAAGCAACCGAAGATTACAATGACAAGAAAATCAAATATGAAGCCGAGAAGACCGCGTTTATAGAGGGTAAAGGGTGTTTAGAGCGTAAAATAAAAGATATTGTGGACCAAAAAGAAGGAGCATTAAACAAACAAGATGACCTTGCCTTTGTGACAGATGAATTAGCCGCCCACCTCAAAAACAGCCCTACTGAACCCGCTTATAAGCGCTACAAGGTCAGCGATACGACAGTTGAGAAAATGCAGGAAATTCTTTCACAAAATTCCCGAGGTGTCCTTGTGTTTCGCGATGAACTCATGGGTTTCTTGGAAAGTTGGGAGAAGAAAGGCCATGAATCCGATCGTTGCTTTTATCTTGAAGCCTGGAAGGGAGATAAATCCTACACGATTGATCGCATCGGAAGGGGTATGGTTCATGCAGAGAATATTTGTGTCTCGATTTTAGGAACAACGCAACCGGATAAAATCTCGACGTATCTTCATAAAGCAATCAAAAAACTCGATAATGATGGGTTGCTTCAACGCTTTCAGCTGCTCGTTTATCCCGACAAAAAATCTTGGTCGCTGGTTGATGAGTATCCAGACCATATTGCCAAAAACCGTGTATTTGAGATTTGTAAAACGATAGATGCCATGGTTTTTGGGGATTATGGTGCCCAAGCACCTGAGCCCCTCTATGAAGGTCAATATACCATTCCCTTTTTCCGGCTCTCAACAGAAGCGCAAGCCCCATTTCATGAGTGGCTCAAAAGACTTCAAGAAAAACTCGACAGCAACGACCATCCAATTATTCTGCAACATTTATCAAAATACAGAAGCCTCATGCCGTCCTTGGCCCTTATCTTTCATGTGGTCGACAATGCTGATGGGAAAAGGGAAAGAGACATCAGTCTATCCTCAGTTCAAAAGGCAGCGGCATGGTGTGATTATTTAGAATCTCACGCCCGACGCATTTATGGGATGGTTTTGGATACGACCTTTGAAGCGGTCCCCACATTATCCAAAGCGGAAGAATTGCTGGCTTGGATGCGCAAACAAACCAGCCGTTCTGACCAACCCTTAAAACGTCGGTTTATCTTGCGATATTCGAAATTCAGAAGCTCCAAAGACCTTGATCTGCTCCTGTCCGATTTGGTGCAGATGGGCTATATCCAAGAGGGTAGTAAAGGAACATTTCATATTGTTCATCAAGCATTATATTAA
- a CDS encoding LysR family transcriptional regulator produces the protein MAVDLETSDYFRDFDWGNLKAFYYVAKVGNISGAAHFLKLSQPAMSRQISKLEKHLRYPLFTRNRGGVKLTRKGEELLSVVESTFLGLRGFTHNTHALTKITRKRKIKIATSYAVATYVINDLILEYSIKNPNVVFEIIARDDVLDVILNDVDIAICPYDPHLQGVIQEPLLTLQKKLYASEKYLAQYKEPRKVEDLKDHRLIAISSNAENYPYADVNWILKLGLPEGKLHEASFFSNSIECMVSAAIRGIGIIASYDEMAILKDARLKNILPNVTDNMVKEYFIYPKHLKGDNDIIDIKNYLQKTLLFNDT, from the coding sequence ATGGCAGTAGACTTAGAAACATCAGATTATTTTCGGGATTTTGATTGGGGAAATCTTAAAGCGTTTTATTATGTTGCCAAAGTTGGAAATATTTCAGGAGCCGCTCACTTCTTGAAGCTATCTCAGCCAGCGATGAGTCGGCAAATTTCGAAGCTTGAAAAGCATTTAAGGTATCCTTTGTTTACGCGCAATAGAGGAGGTGTAAAGCTAACCCGTAAAGGCGAAGAGCTTCTCAGCGTAGTAGAAAGTACTTTTTTAGGTTTAAGAGGATTTACGCATAATACTCATGCTCTTACAAAAATTACGAGAAAAAGAAAGATTAAAATAGCAACATCTTATGCAGTCGCTACTTATGTAATAAATGATCTGATTCTAGAATATAGTATCAAGAACCCAAATGTTGTTTTTGAGATCATTGCAAGAGATGATGTTCTTGACGTCATTTTGAATGATGTTGATATTGCGATTTGTCCCTATGATCCCCATCTTCAAGGTGTGATCCAAGAACCTTTGCTTACTTTGCAAAAGAAGCTTTATGCCAGTGAAAAATACTTAGCGCAGTATAAAGAGCCAAGAAAAGTTGAGGACTTGAAGGATCACCGTTTAATAGCTATTAGCTCTAATGCAGAAAACTATCCTTATGCAGATGTTAACTGGATTTTAAAACTTGGCCTGCCCGAAGGTAAGCTGCATGAAGCTTCATTTTTTTCAAATTCAATTGAATGTATGGTAAGTGCTGCAATAAGAGGTATTGGAATTATTGCTAGTTATGATGAAATGGCAATTTTAAAAGACGCCAGGCTCAAAAATATACTCCCGAATGTAACTGATAATATGGTCAAAGAATACTTTATTTATCCTAAACACCTTAAGGGAGATAATGATATTATTGATATCAAAAACTATTTACAAAAAACACTTCTTTTTAATGATACCTGA